The genomic segment TTGAGGAAAGGTGCGGCATATCCTGCCGCCCGCAGATTGCTCATCGAGGCCTGCGTGAAATATTGATATCGCTCACGCAGTTCCTCGGGCATCGGCACATAGTTGATCTGCGGCTCTCGTCCGCAAGCCTTGAACAGAGCTTCCATCAACTGACGGAAACTCGCCGCCTGTCCCGTGCCAACATTAAACAAGCCGACACTGGGGCCGTGCTCCAAGAACCAAAGCGCCACTTCGACGGCGTCATCAACGTGAACAAAATCACGTAACTGACCGCCGTCCTGATAATCGCTTCTATGGCTTTTAAACAGGTCGATCGGTTGACCGCTGATCGCTCTTTCGAAGTTCTTGCCAACCACCGAAGTCATCGAACCTTTATGGTATTCATTGGGACCATAAACGTTGAAGAACTTAAGACCGATGCACTTCGGCGGCAACGGCAGACCCGCGCTGACACGCTCCGCGACGACGAGATCGATCTGATGTTTGCTCCAGCCATAAAGATTGAGAGGCTTAAGCTGGCGCAACTCCGAGAAAGAGAAATCATCCGTAAAGCCGTCATCGCCATTGCCATATGTCGCTGCGGATGACGCGTAAATCAAAGGGACCTGAGCCTGTGCGCACCAGTCGATCAATTCAAGCGTATAGAGGAAATTGGTGCGCATGATTTCGTCGCCATTCGTCGCCGTCGTCGACGAATTCGCGCCCATGTGAATAATCGCGCTGGGCTTCAAACGGTCCAATCGCCGCGTCAGATCTTCCGGGAAGACAAACTCCCGAAACATCCGTTTGCGCAAATTCTGCCAACGGCTATCCGAACCAAGCCAATCGCACACCGCGATATCGTTGATCCCCTTTTCGTTCAGCCGGGTGACAATATTCGAGCCGATGAATCCCGCGGCGCCCGTCACGACAATCATTGTATCTCCACTACTTTAGCGCCGTTCAGCATGCGCGAAATGCCTTCGATGACATCGGACGGCTTTATGCTGGTTAGACATATCAGGTCTTTACCACATTCGGAGGGGTCCTGTATCCCGCACCCGCAACACGGTGTTCGCCTCGAGATGATTAGGCCTTCGCCGTCCTGGCCCCATTCATTCCAATTCACCTGGCACATATGAATGCTGACGACCTTAGCCCCTCGGACCGCGGCAAGATGTTTGGGTCCCGTATCATTTCCAACGACCACGCCAGCGAAGGACAGCAATGCGTCCATATGATCAAAGGGCAACAACCCCTCAATGATCTGAATGCCACCGTGAGATTTCAACTCGGCCGTTACCGTGGCCGGCAACGGGTCATCCGCGAAAAAGACAACCGGCAGTCCCAGCTCCTGACGGCAGCGAATAGCCGTCGCAACGAAATTCTCGAGAGGCCATCTCTTGATCGCCAATCTCGCGCCACTGTGCAGAACGATGTAGCGACCTTGTTGCAAACCATAATTTGCAAGAACTGACGAAAGACCCGGACGCGGTGGGAGCCTTTCAGGCTGGGGCGATGCAACAACACCCAGCGACTCAACCAGACTCCTCAACATCGTCGTATGCGATGCTTTTTCCCGCCGATTGATAGGATCACGCGTGCTGGCCTCAACGGCCAGGTCAAGAAATGCAAAGACCGTCGGATTGAACCCGACGAGATAACGCGCGTTCAGCATCTTCAAAACCGGCCTGGAATCAGCCCCCGGAGACAGATCTACAGCCAGATCCACGGGCATCT from the Beijerinckia sp. 28-YEA-48 genome contains:
- the rfaD gene encoding ADP-glyceromanno-heptose 6-epimerase; its protein translation is MIVVTGAAGFIGSNIVTRLNEKGINDIAVCDWLGSDSRWQNLRKRMFREFVFPEDLTRRLDRLKPSAIIHMGANSSTTATNGDEIMRTNFLYTLELIDWCAQAQVPLIYASSAATYGNGDDGFTDDFSFSELRQLKPLNLYGWSKHQIDLVVAERVSAGLPLPPKCIGLKFFNVYGPNEYHKGSMTSVVGKNFERAISGQPIDLFKSHRSDYQDGGQLRDFVHVDDAVEVALWFLEHGPSVGLFNVGTGQAASFRQLMEALFKACGREPQINYVPMPEELRERYQYFTQASMSNLRAAGYAAPFLNVEEGVARYVTVLKNADRYR